A window of the Pseudomonas gozinkensis genome harbors these coding sequences:
- a CDS encoding biotin-independent malonate decarboxylase subunit beta, with translation MTDTSALLHKHSFVELGARQRAKALLDAGTFRELLDPFQRVMSPWLERQGVVPQADDGVVIAKGSLDGLPVVIAAIEGAFQGGSLGEVGGAKIAGALELAAEDNRKGLPTRAILLLETGGVRLQEANLGLAAIADIHAAIVDLQQYQPVVGVVAGSVGCFGGMSIAAALCSYLLVTQEARLGLNGPQVIEQEAGIEEYDSRDRPFIWSLTGGEQRFASGLVDRYVADDVAQIRGQVGELLQQGLPEQPRSQRAEWFLQRLASLDTDKQVEPSMVRHLYRGERS, from the coding sequence ATGACTGATACCTCAGCGCTTTTGCACAAACACAGCTTCGTCGAACTTGGCGCTCGTCAACGGGCGAAAGCCTTGCTCGACGCCGGCACCTTCCGTGAACTGCTCGACCCGTTCCAGCGCGTCATGTCGCCGTGGCTCGAACGTCAGGGCGTGGTGCCGCAGGCCGATGACGGCGTGGTGATCGCCAAGGGCAGCCTCGACGGTTTGCCGGTGGTGATTGCTGCCATCGAGGGTGCATTTCAGGGCGGCAGCCTCGGTGAAGTCGGCGGCGCAAAGATCGCCGGCGCACTGGAACTGGCCGCCGAGGACAACCGCAAAGGCCTCCCGACCCGCGCCATCCTGCTGCTGGAAACCGGCGGCGTGCGCTTGCAGGAAGCCAACCTCGGACTGGCGGCGATTGCCGACATTCACGCGGCAATTGTCGATCTGCAGCAATACCAACCGGTGGTCGGTGTGGTGGCCGGCAGCGTTGGTTGCTTTGGCGGGATGTCGATTGCCGCTGCGCTGTGCAGCTATTTATTGGTGACCCAGGAAGCACGCCTCGGCCTGAACGGCCCGCAGGTGATCGAGCAGGAAGCCGGGATCGAGGAATACGACTCCCGCGACCGGCCCTTCATCTGGAGCCTGACCGGCGGTGAGCAACGGTTTGCCAGTGGCCTGGTGGATCGTTACGTCGCCGATGATGTCGCGCAGATTCGTGGGCAGGTCGGCGAGTTGCTGCAACAAGGCCTGCCGGAGCAGCCTCGCAGCCAGCGGGCCGAATGGTTCCTGCAACGGCTGGCGAGCCTGGACACTGACAAGCAAGTCGAGCCTTCGATGGTTCGCCATCTGTATCGAGGAGAGCGCTCATGA
- a CDS encoding malonate decarboxylase subunit delta, protein METLSFEFPAGQPPRGRALVGCVGSGDLEVLIEPGLAGKLTINVQTSVNGAQQRWQHLFARMFDGTTPPAMAIDIHDFGATPGVVRLRLEQGFEEIGHD, encoded by the coding sequence ATGGAAACCTTATCCTTTGAATTCCCCGCCGGGCAGCCGCCACGCGGTCGGGCGCTGGTCGGTTGTGTCGGCTCGGGTGATCTGGAAGTGCTGATCGAACCGGGCCTGGCCGGCAAGCTGACAATCAACGTGCAGACCTCGGTCAACGGCGCGCAGCAGCGCTGGCAGCATCTGTTTGCGCGGATGTTCGACGGCACCACGCCGCCGGCGATGGCCATCGATATCCACGACTTCGGCGCGACTCCGGGCGTGGTGCGTCTGCGTCTGGAACAAGGCTTCGAGGAGATCGGTCATGACTGA
- a CDS encoding triphosphoribosyl-dephospho-CoA synthase translates to MHALNLQPKTITLAERLADLAVDALIDEADLSPKPALVDRRGNGAHTDLHLGLMHASALALWPAFKEMAEAALEFGEIGLPLREAIGRIGREGEQAMLATTNGVNTHRGAIWALGLLVTAAALDTKSTSAGAVTLRAARLALLDDRDAPRPLSHGAQVAQRYGARGAREEAQLGFPSVVQRGLPQLKRSRAAGHGEQNARLDGLLAIMTDLADTCVLYRAGVEGLHAMQHGARAVLDAGGSASLTGRRRLHELDQQLIALNASPGGAADLLAATLLLDRIERDGILQGAF, encoded by the coding sequence ATGCACGCACTCAACCTGCAACCGAAAACCATCACCCTTGCGGAGCGGCTGGCGGATCTGGCCGTGGACGCGCTGATCGACGAAGCTGACCTGTCGCCGAAACCGGCATTGGTCGACCGTCGCGGAAACGGTGCACACACCGATCTGCACCTCGGATTGATGCACGCCTCGGCACTGGCGTTGTGGCCGGCGTTCAAGGAAATGGCCGAAGCTGCGCTTGAGTTCGGCGAGATCGGCTTGCCGCTGCGCGAAGCCATTGGCCGCATCGGCCGGGAAGGCGAGCAAGCGATGCTCGCCACCACCAACGGCGTGAACACCCATCGCGGGGCGATCTGGGCGCTGGGCCTGCTGGTCACGGCTGCTGCGCTGGATACCAAGTCCACCAGCGCTGGCGCCGTCACGCTGCGCGCCGCGCGTCTGGCGTTGCTCGATGACCGTGATGCGCCGCGCCCGCTGAGCCACGGTGCCCAAGTCGCCCAACGCTACGGCGCTCGCGGTGCCCGGGAAGAAGCGCAACTTGGCTTCCCGTCCGTGGTGCAACGCGGTCTGCCGCAGCTCAAGCGCAGCCGCGCCGCCGGCCATGGCGAACAGAATGCCCGGCTCGATGGCTTGCTGGCGATCATGACCGACCTTGCCGATACCTGCGTCCTCTATCGCGCCGGCGTAGAGGGCCTGCACGCCATGCAACACGGCGCCCGGGCGGTACTCGACGCCGGTGGCAGCGCCAGTCTCACCGGTCGTCGTCGCCTGCACGAACTGGATCAACAACTCATCGCATTGAATGCCTCGCCCGGTGGCGCCGCCGACTTGCTCGCCGCCACTCTGCTGCTTGATCGAATCGAGCGCGACGGCATCCTTCAGGGAGCGTTTTGA
- the mdcA gene encoding malonate decarboxylase subunit alpha, which yields MTTTISPDSRWTRRRDEKQRRLDKVRGLADGAVLPTDRIVAALEALILPGDRVVLEGNNQKQADFLSRALAKADPEKLHDLHMIMPSVGRSEHLDLFERGIARKLDFSFAGTQSLRISQLLEDGLLEVGAIHTYIELYARLVVDLIPNVVLSAGFMADRAGNIYTGPSTEDTPALIEPAAFSDGIVIVQVNQLVDDVSELPRVDIPASWVDFVVVADKPFYIEPLFTRDPRHIKPVHVLMAMMAIRGIYEKHNVQSLNHGIGFNTAAIELILPTYGESLGLKGKICRNWTLNPHPTLIPAIESGWVESVHCFGTELGMENYIAARPDVFFTGRDGSLRSNRMFCQLAGQYAVDLFIGATLQVDGDGHSSTVTRGRLAGFGGAPNMGHDPRGRRHGTPAWLDMRHDDSQQPMLERGKKLVVQMVETFQEGGKPTFVETLDAVEVAKKSGMPLAPIMIYGDDVTHLLTEEGIAYLYKARSLEERQAMIAAVAGVTAIGLRHNPKDTERMRREGLIALPEDLGIRRTDATRELLAAKSVADLVEWSGGLYNPPAKFRSW from the coding sequence ATGACAACAACAATATCCCCCGACTCGCGCTGGACGCGGCGGCGTGACGAGAAGCAGCGCCGCCTCGACAAGGTGCGCGGGCTGGCCGACGGTGCGGTGTTGCCCACCGACAGGATCGTCGCGGCGCTTGAGGCGCTGATCCTGCCCGGCGACCGTGTGGTGCTGGAGGGCAACAATCAGAAGCAGGCGGATTTCCTTTCCCGTGCGCTGGCCAAGGCCGATCCTGAAAAGCTCCACGACCTGCACATGATCATGCCCAGCGTCGGTCGATCCGAGCATCTGGACCTGTTCGAACGCGGTATCGCCCGCAAGCTCGATTTCTCCTTCGCCGGCACCCAGAGCCTGCGCATCAGCCAGTTGCTCGAAGACGGGCTGCTGGAAGTCGGCGCGATCCACACCTACATCGAACTCTACGCCCGGCTGGTGGTGGACCTGATCCCCAACGTCGTGCTCTCGGCCGGGTTCATGGCCGACCGTGCCGGCAACATCTACACCGGCCCGAGCACCGAAGACACCCCGGCATTGATCGAACCGGCCGCGTTCAGCGACGGCATCGTCATCGTCCAGGTCAACCAACTGGTGGACGACGTCAGCGAACTGCCTCGCGTGGACATCCCCGCATCGTGGGTCGATTTCGTGGTAGTGGCGGACAAGCCGTTCTACATCGAACCGCTGTTCACTCGCGACCCTCGCCACATCAAGCCTGTGCACGTGCTGATGGCGATGATGGCGATCCGCGGGATCTACGAAAAACACAACGTGCAGTCGCTGAACCACGGCATCGGCTTCAACACCGCGGCCATCGAACTGATCCTGCCGACCTACGGCGAATCCCTCGGCCTCAAGGGCAAGATCTGCCGCAACTGGACGCTCAATCCGCACCCGACGCTGATCCCGGCGATTGAAAGCGGCTGGGTCGAAAGCGTGCACTGCTTCGGCACCGAACTGGGCATGGAAAACTACATCGCTGCTCGCCCCGATGTGTTCTTCACCGGGCGCGACGGCTCGCTGCGTTCCAACCGGATGTTCTGCCAACTGGCCGGGCAATACGCGGTGGACCTGTTCATCGGCGCGACCCTGCAAGTCGATGGCGATGGTCATTCTTCAACCGTAACCCGAGGCCGTCTCGCCGGTTTCGGTGGCGCACCGAACATGGGGCACGACCCACGCGGTCGCCGTCACGGCACTCCAGCCTGGCTCGACATGCGCCATGACGATTCGCAGCAACCGATGCTCGAACGCGGCAAGAAACTCGTGGTGCAAATGGTCGAGACCTTCCAGGAGGGCGGCAAACCGACCTTCGTCGAAACCCTCGACGCGGTGGAGGTGGCGAAGAAAAGCGGCATGCCGCTGGCGCCGATCATGATCTACGGCGACGACGTCACTCACCTGCTCACCGAAGAAGGCATCGCCTACCTGTACAAGGCGCGTTCGCTGGAAGAGCGTCAGGCGATGATCGCAGCGGTGGCCGGCGTCACCGCCATCGGTCTGCGGCACAACCCGAAAGACACCGAACGCATGCGCCGCGAAGGCCTGATCGCCTTGCCCGAAGACCTCGGCATCCGTCGCACCGACGCTACCCGCGAATTGCTGGCGGCGAAGAGCGTGGCCGATCTGGTCGAGTGGTCCGGCGGTCTCTACAACCCGCCCGCCAAGTTCAGGAGCTGGTAA
- a CDS encoding chemotaxis protein CheW: MHERRHNQRTSQLTGLLLPLADRNLILPNVAVAELIDYQSSAFDLDTPPWYLGRVTWRERQIPLLSFESACGNKIVIGDRARIVILNALGGRPELKFIALLVQGIPRSYKLDSQLSYVDVPLCALEQAAVQVGEQVAKVPDLLALETLLVDAGLVH, from the coding sequence ATGCATGAACGCCGGCACAACCAGCGCACCAGCCAACTCACGGGGCTGCTGCTGCCGCTGGCGGATCGCAACCTGATCCTGCCCAACGTCGCCGTCGCCGAGCTGATCGACTACCAGTCCAGCGCCTTCGATCTCGACACGCCGCCGTGGTATCTGGGCCGGGTGACCTGGCGCGAGCGGCAGATTCCGTTGCTGAGTTTCGAGTCGGCGTGCGGCAACAAGATCGTCATCGGCGATCGCGCACGGATCGTCATCCTCAACGCCCTCGGCGGGCGGCCGGAATTGAAGTTCATTGCGCTGCTGGTGCAGGGGATTCCGCGCTCTTACAAGCTCGACAGCCAGTTGAGTTATGTCGACGTGCCGTTGTGTGCGCTGGAGCAGGCGGCGGTGCAGGTGGGGGAGCAGGTGGCGAAGGTTCCGGATTTGTTGGCGCTGGAGACACTGTTGGTGGACGCGGGGCTTGTCCACTGA
- a CDS encoding Hpt domain-containing protein: MGDRHDYVALEWVKGEIAETLRQAHQAIEAVLDDPQSVPGLDECLACIHQVHGSLQMVEFYGAALLAEEMEHLVEALQNDRVSHRDEALHLLLQALGQLPIYLDRVQGARRDLPLVVLPLINDLRSARGESLLSETSLFSPQLPELAPLGEETLALLEPAELPNVLRKLRQMLQMALVGLLREQDDQTHLAYLAKVFTRLEALSGNSPLSPLWQVASALVEGMREGRIANSPALRSLFKDADKELKRLLEQGMPGLNQPPPPELLKSLLFYIAKAEHPTGQMLTMKDRYSLDDALPDSAMVDEERARLAGPDRDAMRSVLAALCEELVRVKERLDLFVRSDRQHASDLDSLLAPLRQIADTLAVLGFGQPRKVIIDQLAVVLSLAQGQREPNDATLMDVAGALLYVEATLAGMVGTVEPESPEDSRLPTTDLTQIHQIVIKEARICLQQAKDMIVDYIDADWDRQQLQSLPALLTQVRGALAMIPLARAASLLEACNGFIREHLLLDSHEPGWQQLDSLADAITSLEYYLERLTDDPQAPSEHLLDIAQKSLASLGFFPDEQPGEPHVPVLDDVLSPSEALVMQDLQELDDPQIVQSLAEVLASPVSAVNPPALTTPGSLLPPPADEEPVDDELREVFLEETGEVLEVLSEYLPRWSAAPDDRAALSELRRAFHTLKGSGRMVRALVLGELAWAVENLLNRVLEHSVEPGPAVRQLLADTLLLLPDLIAEFATNGQRQRHDVDQLAARAHALAKGDTPLPAEDVEDVAALDPLLLEIFRNEAETHLASLNRFLDQAAEHVPLQASDELQRALHTLKGSASMAGVSPIAELAAPLDKLAREFKAHQLALDLDEVELLLEAEGLFRVGLRQLKHDPLAPIVGAQSLIKRTETLLGERLESILSAPSSALRVKRDPQLINNFLAQGMDILLDAESLLQRWQQHPGERQELSALLDELTTLGEGAHLADLLPVDVLCEALLDLYGAVEESSLAVSERFFHEAQQAHEALINMLDELAAGQEITPQPQRIRALHELLDESLDPSAMGLIRSDGSRTLSIRELGSATAELQQHRIDSGPDDEIVEIFLEEAVDILDSAGQALQRWLKDPENGAPLSSLQRDLHTLKGGARMAEVEAVGDLAHELEGLYEGLVDRRYSHSEALDRLLRQSHERLALFLEQLHRHQPLDPAQDLIEAIRRFRQGPSASPETPTASVTQDGPGHDPELLEIFLEEGFDIIENSGAALLRWQAEPGNRQEVETLLRDLHTLKGGARMVEIGPIGDLAHELEYLYESLSAGTLQGSAELFALLQRGQDRLAQMLDAVRAGQPCPPADRLISAIQNFSHPLVVQTPAPVPPVAVKAEPAAPAPEAGADMVKVSAELLDELVNLAGETSIFRGRIEQQVSDAQTALHEMETTIERMRDQLRRLDTETQGRILSRQQVDAERLGYEDFDPLEMDRHSQLQQLSRALFESASDLLDLKETLDRRTHDAENLLQQQGRINTELQEGLMRTRMVPFERMLPRLKRIVRQVAEELGKDVAFSVGNAEGEMDRNVLERMAAPLEHMLRNAVDHGLESAEVRLAAGKPAQGQISLDLSREGGDIVFDIRDDGAGVPLDAVRRKAIKRGLLAPDADISDREVLQFILQPGFSTAEKITQISGRGVGMDVVHEEVRQLGGTMSIDSVPGQGVHFRIRLPFTVSVNRALMVQCGEDQYAIPLNTIDGIVRVLPNELDGHFRLDPPSYQYGGQRYELCYLGELLKTAPRPKLSGQSLPVPVLLVQCNDRHIAVQVDTMAGTREIVVKSLGPQFASVQGVSGATILGDGRVVLILDLLAPIRAMQARLPQRPASHEIESEPQKPLLVMVVDDSVTVRKVTSRLLERHGMNVLTAKDGVDAMLLLEEHMPDLMLLDIEMPRMDGFEVATQVRHDERLQHLPIIMITSRTGQKHRDRAMAIGVNDYLGKPYQESVLLESIALWSKKHA; this comes from the coding sequence ATGGGTGACCGGCACGACTACGTGGCCCTCGAATGGGTCAAGGGTGAAATAGCCGAGACGCTGAGACAGGCGCATCAGGCCATTGAAGCCGTGCTTGACGATCCGCAGTCGGTGCCCGGACTGGACGAATGCCTGGCCTGCATCCATCAGGTCCACGGCAGCCTGCAGATGGTCGAGTTCTACGGCGCGGCGCTGCTGGCCGAAGAGATGGAGCACCTGGTCGAAGCGTTGCAGAACGACCGCGTCAGCCACCGCGACGAAGCGCTGCACTTGTTGTTGCAGGCGCTGGGTCAATTGCCGATCTACCTCGACCGCGTGCAGGGCGCCCGCCGTGACCTGCCGCTGGTGGTGCTGCCGCTGATCAACGATTTGCGCAGCGCCCGGGGCGAAAGTCTGTTGTCGGAAACCAGCCTGTTCAGCCCGCAGTTGCCAGAGCTGGCGCCTCTGGGCGAGGAAACTCTGGCGCTGCTGGAACCGGCGGAGCTGCCGAATGTGCTGCGCAAATTACGCCAGATGCTGCAAATGGCGCTGGTCGGATTGCTTCGCGAACAGGATGACCAGACGCACCTCGCTTATCTGGCCAAGGTCTTTACCCGGCTTGAAGCACTCAGCGGTAACTCGCCACTGAGCCCGTTGTGGCAGGTCGCCTCGGCACTCGTCGAAGGCATGCGCGAAGGGCGGATCGCCAACAGCCCGGCCCTGCGCAGCCTGTTCAAGGACGCCGACAAGGAACTCAAGCGCCTGCTCGAACAGGGCATGCCCGGCCTCAACCAGCCGCCACCGCCTGAACTGCTGAAAAGCCTGCTGTTTTATATCGCCAAAGCCGAACATCCCACCGGGCAGATGCTGACCATGAAAGATCGCTACTCCCTGGACGACGCGCTGCCCGACAGCGCGATGGTCGACGAAGAACGCGCGCGCCTGGCCGGCCCCGACCGCGATGCCATGCGCTCGGTGCTCGCGGCGCTGTGCGAAGAACTGGTGCGGGTCAAGGAACGCCTCGACCTGTTCGTGCGCAGCGACCGCCAGCACGCCTCGGACCTGGACAGCCTGCTCGCACCGTTGCGGCAGATCGCCGACACCCTCGCGGTGCTCGGTTTCGGTCAGCCGCGCAAGGTCATCATCGATCAACTGGCGGTGGTGCTCAGCCTCGCGCAGGGCCAGCGCGAACCGAATGACGCCACGCTGATGGACGTTGCCGGCGCCTTGCTCTACGTCGAAGCGACGCTGGCCGGGATGGTCGGTACGGTGGAGCCGGAGAGCCCGGAAGACTCGCGCCTGCCGACCACCGACCTGACGCAGATCCATCAGATCGTGATCAAGGAAGCGCGCATCTGCCTGCAACAGGCCAAGGACATGATCGTCGACTACATCGACGCCGACTGGGATCGCCAGCAACTGCAAAGCCTGCCGGCGCTGCTGACCCAGGTGCGCGGCGCACTGGCGATGATTCCGCTGGCGCGGGCGGCAAGCCTGCTCGAAGCCTGCAACGGGTTTATCCGCGAGCATCTGTTGCTCGATTCTCACGAACCGGGCTGGCAGCAACTCGACAGCCTCGCCGACGCCATTACCAGCCTCGAGTATTACCTCGAACGCCTGACCGACGATCCGCAGGCACCCAGCGAACACTTGCTGGATATCGCGCAGAAAAGCCTCGCCAGCCTCGGCTTCTTTCCTGACGAACAGCCCGGCGAGCCGCATGTGCCGGTGCTCGACGATGTGCTCAGCCCCAGCGAAGCGCTGGTGATGCAGGATTTGCAGGAGCTGGACGACCCGCAGATTGTGCAATCGTTGGCGGAAGTGCTGGCCAGCCCGGTCTCTGCGGTCAACCCGCCGGCGCTGACCACGCCGGGCAGCCTGCTGCCGCCACCGGCCGATGAAGAGCCGGTGGACGACGAACTGCGCGAAGTGTTCCTCGAAGAGACCGGGGAAGTGCTCGAAGTACTGAGCGAATACTTGCCGCGCTGGTCTGCCGCGCCCGATGACCGCGCCGCCCTGAGTGAACTGCGCCGCGCCTTCCACACCCTCAAGGGCAGTGGCCGGATGGTGCGCGCGCTGGTCCTCGGCGAGCTGGCCTGGGCGGTGGAAAACCTGCTCAACCGCGTGCTGGAACACAGTGTCGAACCCGGCCCGGCGGTGCGCCAGTTGCTGGCCGACACGCTGCTGCTGTTGCCGGACCTGATCGCCGAATTCGCCACCAACGGCCAGCGTCAACGCCACGATGTCGATCAACTGGCGGCCCGCGCCCACGCGCTGGCCAAAGGCGACACGCCGCTGCCGGCCGAAGACGTGGAAGACGTCGCGGCCCTCGATCCGCTGTTGCTGGAGATCTTCCGCAACGAAGCCGAGACCCACCTCGCCAGCCTCAACCGTTTTCTCGATCAGGCCGCCGAGCATGTGCCGTTGCAGGCCAGCGACGAGTTGCAGCGCGCGCTGCACACCCTCAAGGGCAGCGCCTCGATGGCAGGGGTGTCGCCGATTGCCGAACTGGCGGCGCCGCTCGACAAACTGGCCCGGGAATTCAAGGCCCATCAACTGGCGCTGGACCTCGACGAAGTGGAGCTGCTGCTCGAAGCCGAGGGCCTGTTCCGCGTCGGTCTGCGTCAGCTCAAACACGATCCGCTGGCGCCGATTGTCGGCGCGCAGTCGCTGATCAAACGCACCGAAACCCTGCTCGGCGAGCGCCTGGAATCGATCCTCAGCGCCCCGAGCAGTGCGTTGCGGGTCAAGCGCGATCCGCAACTGATCAACAACTTCCTGGCCCAGGGCATGGACATCCTGCTCGACGCCGAAAGCCTCTTGCAGCGCTGGCAGCAGCACCCCGGTGAACGTCAGGAGCTCAGCGCGTTGCTGGATGAGCTGACCACCCTGGGCGAAGGCGCGCACCTGGCGGATCTGCTGCCGGTGGATGTGCTGTGTGAAGCCTTGCTCGACCTGTACGGTGCGGTCGAAGAAAGCAGCCTGGCGGTCAGCGAGCGGTTTTTCCATGAGGCGCAACAGGCCCACGAAGCGCTGATCAATATGCTCGATGAACTGGCCGCCGGCCAGGAAATCACCCCGCAACCGCAACGCATCCGCGCCTTGCACGAACTGCTCGACGAGAGCCTCGATCCGTCGGCCATGGGCCTGATCCGCAGCGATGGCAGCCGCACCCTGAGCATCCGCGAACTGGGCAGCGCCACCGCCGAACTGCAGCAACACCGCATCGACAGCGGGCCGGACGACGAGATCGTCGAGATCTTCCTCGAAGAGGCGGTGGACATCCTCGACAGCGCCGGCCAAGCCTTGCAGCGCTGGCTGAAGGATCCGGAAAACGGCGCACCGCTGTCGTCGCTGCAACGGGATTTGCACACTCTCAAGGGCGGCGCACGGATGGCCGAGGTCGAAGCCGTTGGCGATCTGGCCCATGAGCTGGAAGGCCTTTACGAAGGGCTGGTGGATCGTCGTTACAGCCACAGCGAAGCCTTGGACCGACTGTTGCGCCAGAGCCACGAGCGTCTGGCGTTGTTCCTCGAACAGTTGCACCGGCACCAGCCGCTGGATCCGGCGCAGGACCTGATCGAAGCGATCCGCCGCTTCCGCCAGGGCCCGAGCGCCAGTCCCGAAACACCGACAGCTTCCGTCACGCAGGACGGCCCCGGACACGACCCTGAACTGCTGGAAATCTTCCTCGAAGAAGGTTTCGACATCATCGAAAACTCCGGCGCCGCGCTGCTGCGCTGGCAGGCCGAGCCCGGCAATCGCCAGGAAGTGGAAACCCTGTTGCGCGACCTGCACACCCTCAAGGGCGGCGCGCGGATGGTGGAGATCGGCCCGATCGGCGACCTCGCCCACGAGCTGGAATACCTTTACGAAAGCCTGTCCGCCGGCACCCTGCAAGGCAGCGCCGAACTGTTCGCGCTGTTGCAGCGCGGCCAGGACCGCTTGGCGCAAATGCTCGACGCGGTGCGCGCCGGCCAGCCGTGCCCTCCGGCGGACCGGCTGATCAGCGCGATCCAGAATTTCAGCCATCCGCTGGTCGTGCAAACCCCGGCACCCGTGCCGCCGGTGGCGGTCAAGGCCGAGCCTGCTGCCCCGGCGCCCGAGGCCGGGGCGGACATGGTCAAGGTCTCCGCCGAGCTGCTGGATGAACTGGTCAACCTCGCCGGCGAAACCTCGATTTTCCGCGGGCGAATCGAACAGCAAGTCAGCGATGCGCAGACCGCGCTGCACGAGATGGAAACCACCATCGAGCGTATGCGCGACCAGTTGCGCCGGCTCGACACCGAAACCCAGGGGCGGATCCTCAGCCGCCAGCAAGTGGACGCCGAACGCCTCGGCTACGAAGATTTCGACCCGCTGGAAATGGACCGCCATTCGCAGCTGCAGCAGTTGTCCCGTGCGCTGTTCGAGTCCGCTTCCGACCTGCTCGACCTCAAGGAAACCCTCGACCGACGCACCCACGACGCCGAGAACCTGTTGCAGCAGCAGGGGCGGATCAACACTGAATTGCAGGAAGGCCTGATGCGCACGCGCATGGTGCCGTTCGAACGCATGTTGCCGCGTTTGAAACGCATCGTCCGGCAGGTCGCCGAAGAGCTGGGCAAGGACGTCGCGTTCAGCGTCGGCAACGCCGAAGGCGAGATGGACCGCAACGTCCTCGAACGCATGGCCGCACCGCTGGAGCACATGCTGCGCAACGCCGTCGACCATGGTCTGGAGTCCGCCGAAGTCCGGCTGGCGGCGGGCAAACCGGCGCAAGGGCAGATCAGCCTCGACTTGTCCCGCGAGGGCGGCGACATCGTGTTCGACATCCGCGACGATGGCGCCGGTGTGCCGCTGGACGCGGTGCGGCGCAAGGCGATCAAGCGCGGTCTGCTGGCGCCGGACGCCGACATCAGCGACCGCGAGGTGTTGCAGTTCATTCTCCAACCGGGGTTTTCCACGGCCGAGAAAATCACCCAGATTTCCGGGCGCGGCGTGGGTATGGACGTGGTGCACGAAGAAGTCCGGCAACTGGGCGGCACCATGAGCATCGACTCGGTGCCGGGGCAGGGCGTGCACTTCCGGATTCGCCTGCCGTTCACCGTGTCGGTCAATCGTGCGCTGATGGTGCAGTGCGGCGAGGATCAATACGCGATTCCGTTGAACACCATCGACGGCATCGTCCGTGTGCTGCCGAATGAGCTGGACGGGCATTTCCGTCTCGATCCGCCGAGTTATCAGTACGGCGGCCAGCGTTATGAGCTGTGCTACCTGGGCGAGCTGCTGAAAACCGCGCCACGGCCAAAACTGTCCGGGCAGAGCCTGCCGGTGCCGGTCTTGCTGGTGCAGTGCAACGACCGGCACATCGCGGTGCAGGTCGACACGATGGCCGGCACCCGCGAGATCGTGGTCAAGAGCCTCGGCCCACAGTTCGCGTCGGTGCAGGGCGTGTCCGGGGCGACGATCCTCGGCGATGGCCGGGTGGTGCTGATTCTCGACCTGCTGGCGCCGATCCGCGCGATGCAGGCGCGGTTGCCGCAGCGTCCGGCCAGTCACGAAATCGAAAGCGAACCGCAGAAGCCGTTGCTGGTGATGGTGGTCGACGATTCGGTCACGGTGCGCAAGGTCACCAGCCGGCTGCTCGAACGCCACGGCATGAACGTGCTGACCGCCAAGGACGGGGTCGATGCGATGTTGCTGCTGGAAGAACACATGCCCGACCTGATGCTGCTCGACATCGAAATGCCGCGCATGGACGGCTTCGAAGTGGCGACCCAGGTGCGTCACGACGAGCGCCTGCAACACCTGCCGATCATCATGATCACCTCGCGCACCGGCCAGAAACACCGCGACCGCGCGATGGCCATCGGTGTCAACGACTACCTCGGCAAGCCGTACCAGGAATCGGTGCTGCTCGAAAGCATCGCCCTGTGGAGCAAAAAACATGCATGA